The Salinirubellus salinus genome segment ACACTGTCCCCCCTCGTCGACGTCGAGGACACGGTGGCACTCGCGACAGACCAGTCGTTGCGCCATCTAGTCCCCCGTCTGCGCCTCGCGGCGCCGTCGGTCGGCTTCGAGCCACTCGTCCTTGCCGAGGCCGGGCTGTTTCGCCGTCAGACCGATCTTCGAGTCCCGCGGGTTGCGCTCGTCGATGGACTTCGTGACGATGCGCGTGCGGACGGCGTCGCCCACCCCGAGGACGCGGTTGGAGTCACGAGAGGCCAGTTGCTGGTTCTCGTCGTCGAACGCGAGGTACTCGTTGGAGATCTGTGAGACGTGCAGCAGTCCGTCGACGGGACCGATGCCGACGAAGGCGCCGAAGTTGACGACCTCGACGACCTCGCCGTCGACGACCTCCTGCATCTCGGGGTCGAACGTGATGGCGTCGAAGTCCGCCTCGTAGTAGACGCCGGGACGGTTCGGGAGGACGGCACCCGTGCCGATGTCCCGCACCTCGACGACGCTGACGACGGAGCCGACCTCCTCGTCCATCCGCCCCTCGAGTTTGTCCTGCAGCAGTCGTTTCACCAGGTCCGGCGTGACGTCCGCGAGGAACTCGGGTGGGACCTCGACGGTGTCACGGAGTCGTACGCGTTTGTACATGTGCTATGGTTCGTTGCGTTCGAGTTTGTTGTGCCCCCGTAAACCGATTACGGGAACCCCCGCCTCGAACAGGCGGTCTCTGAGCGGTCTGTCGTTCGTCACCACCGTCGCCTCCAGCTCGCGGGCCACCTCCAGCACCGCGTCGTCGGCGTAGGGCGCGTCGTGCTCGACCGGCGTCGCGCGCTCGGCGAGGTCCGCCCCCACGCTGGCGGCGGTGGCCTCCGTCCCGGCACCCGACGAGAGCTTCGCCAGCTCGTCGAGGACCGCCTCGGGCACGAACAGCTCGTACCCCGGCGGCAGGATGCGGTCGAGTTCGTCGAACAGTCGCACGTCCAGTTCGACCGGCATCATCAGCGCGTTCGTGTCGAGCACGACGTTCATCTACTCCAGCGTCCCGACGCCGATGAGCCGCCAGCGCGAGCCGACCCGTCGGTTGATGGCGATCTTGGCGCCGGGGTCGGCACAGACGGGGCGCTTGAGCCGCACCTCACACTCCCCGGTCCGGGCCGAC includes the following:
- a CDS encoding DNA-directed RNA polymerase encodes the protein MYKRVRLRDTVEVPPEFLADVTPDLVKRLLQDKLEGRMDEEVGSVVSVVEVRDIGTGAVLPNRPGVYYEADFDAITFDPEMQEVVDGEVVEVVNFGAFVGIGPVDGLLHVSQISNEYLAFDDENQQLASRDSNRVLGVGDAVRTRIVTKSIDERNPRDSKIGLTAKQPGLGKDEWLEADRRRREAQTGD
- a CDS encoding PIN domain-containing protein, producing MNVVLDTNALMMPVELDVRLFDELDRILPPGYELFVPEAVLDELAKLSSGAGTEATAASVGADLAERATPVEHDAPYADDAVLEVARELEATVVTNDRPLRDRLFEAGVPVIGLRGHNKLERNEP